In Rhizoctonia solani chromosome 7, complete sequence, one DNA window encodes the following:
- a CDS encoding ribosomal L27e protein family encodes MVKIYKPGKVAIVLQGRHAGKKVVVIKQLDDGTKERRYPHAIVAGIERYPRKVTKRMGAKTLAKRKKIKPFIKSVNYTHLFPTRYAVELENLKGTVQAETFKEPSQREDAKKNIKKMFEERYETGKNRWFFTPLRF; translated from the exons ATGGTCAAGA TCTACAAGCCAGGAAAG GTCGCCATTGTGCTCCAGGGCAGGCACGCAGGAAAGAAGGTTGTGGTGATCAAGCAATTGGATGATGGAACCAAGGAGCGCCGCTACCCCCATGCTATCGTAGCTGGTATTGAGAGGTACCCGCGCAAGGTCACCAAGCGCATGGGTgcaaagaccttggcaaagAGGAAAAAGATCAAGCCTTTCATCAAG TCTGTGAACTACACCCATCTGTTCCCCACCCGATATGCTGTCGAACTCGAGAACTTGAAGGGCACCGTTCAGGCTGAGACCTTCAAGGAGCCGAGCCAACGCGAGGACGCAAAGAAGAACATCAAGAAGATGTTCGAGGAGCGTTATGAGACTGGAAAGAACCGCTGGTTCTTCACTCCTCTCAGG TTCTAG
- a CDS encoding vacuolar protein sorting-associated protein 26, with translation MAFLFAQPVDIDIKLENEEARKLVDTKIDKERTQSCPVYYDGESVVGQVTVRVRDGRKLVHDGIKVEFVGCIELFYDRGNHHEFLSLSQELAAPGEMRQAQTFDFSFKNVEKQYESYQGINVKLRYFVRVTLSRRMADVTKERDVWVHSYRMPPDSNNSIKMEVGIEDCLHIEFEYNKSKYHLKDVIVGKIYFLLVRIKIKHMELSIIRRETTGAAPNQYNESETITKFEIMDGAPVRGETIPIRLFLGGFELTPTFRDVNKKFSTRYYLNLVLIDEENRRYFKQQVITQPAALFLPLHATDYKPKGTFETINGISTYVIGDKSSKKAIVVVMDVFGMVPLTQQGCDILASQGFYVLMPDYLGDQALGDGDIPFNTPEKIEKRNKLFSGVGNPQTRAVDLVKLGEKLKSEGFTVGSIGYCWGGKLIMIAGASDAFAAVAGFVRFRLLAPEDAANCKAAIGLYPTKDEDPTAMEPFVKIAKDYKLYSSVHHGFAAARARLDDPHHKAEYEDVFRRLSAFFKKHLASAKL, from the exons ATGGCGTTCTTGTTTGCCCAACCTGTGGATATCGACATCAAGCTCGAGAACGAAGAAGCGAGGAAATTGGTAGATACAAAGATAGACAAGGAAAGGACCCAATCATGTCCAGTATACTATGACGGAGAGTCGGTTGTTGGTCAG GTAACGGTGAGAGTCCGAGATGGGCGTAAACTTGTGCACGATGGGATAAAGGTGGAATTTGTTGGCTGCATTG AGCTGTTCTATGACCGTGGAAATCATCACGAATTCCTGTCGCTGTCTCAGGAACTTGCTGCTCCGGGAGAAATGCGACAAGCACAAACCTTTGACTTTAGTTTCAAGAATGTCGAAAAGCAGTATGAAAGTTACCAGGGCATCAACGTAAAGCTGCG ATATTTCGTGCGGGTCACGTTGTCGCGCCGAATGGCAGATGTCACCAAGGAGCGCGATGTTTGGGTCCATTCGTACCGAATGCCTCCCGACAGCAATAATTCAATCAAGATGGAAGTCGGTATCGAAGATTGTTTACATATTGAGTTTGAATACAACAAATCCAA GTACCATCTCAAGGATGTAATTGTTGGCAAGATCTACTTCCTACTAGTTCGGATCAAAATCAAACATATGGAACTCTCGATCATCCGCCGAGAAACTACTGGTGCTGCGCCTAATCAATACAACGAGAGTGAGACCATCACGAAATTCGAGATTATGGATGGTGCGCCAGTCCGGG GTGAAACTATCCCAATACGGCTGTTCCTGGGCGGATTTGAGCTTACTCCTACTTTCCGCGACGTGAACAAGAAATTCAGCACACGGTACTATCTCAATTTGGTGCTTATTGATGAAGAAAATAGGCGTTACTTCAAACAGCAA GTGATAACTCAG CCTGCTGCACTATTCCTCCCGTTGCATGCAA CTGACTATAAGCCCAAGGGGACATTTGAGACTATCAACGGTATTTCGACGTATGTGATTGGCGATAAATCGTCCAAAAAGGCCATTGTGGTTGTAATGGATGTCTTTGGTATGGTCCCCTTGACCCAACAG GGGTGTGACATACTTGCTAGCCAAGGATTCTACGTACTTATGCCGGATTATTTGGG TGATCAAGCCCTTGGGGATGGGGACATCCCATTCAACACCCCGGAGAAGATCGAGAAGCGTAACAAATTATTCTCTGGAGTGGGGAATCCCCAAACGCGGGCCGTTGACCTTGTGAAGCTCGGAGAAAAGCTCAAATCCGAAGGATTTACG GTTGGGAGCATAGGCTACTGCTGGGGAGGCAAGCTCATTATGATCGCTGGTGCAAGTGATGCATTTGCAGCGGTTGCCGGT TTCGTGCGATTTAGGCTTCTAGCGCCTGAGGATGCAGCGAATTGTAAGGCTGCAATTGGCCTTTACCCAACTAAGGATGAGGACCCCACTGCC ATGGAACCGTTCGTCAAGATCGCGAAAGACTACAAGTTGTATTCTAGCGTTCACCATG GATTCGCGGCAGCTCGCGCCCGACTAGATGATCCCCATCACAAAGCAGAG TATGAAGATGTCTTCAGGAGATTGTCGGCTTTCTTCAAGAAACATCTTGCGTCAGCCAAACTTTGA